One Mycolicibacterium sp. TUM20985 genomic window, GATGGTCGACGAGGCCGCTGCGGCCCTGGTGCCCGGGCCCGTCGCGACCACGGCGCTGGCCTCGCTGGTGATCACCGACGAGAAATTGCTCGACGCGCTGACGTCCGGTCAGCGCACTGCGGGGGTGGCGCTGCGCTCCGACATCGTCTTCGACGGTGAAACGGCAACCGGCACGGCGAAGTTCGTCCTGGGTGGTCTGGTCGACGGCATCCTCGTCCTGCCTGCCGGCGATGCGTGGCTCTACGTGGACGCGACCGCCCCGGGGGTGACGGTCGAACGGTTGGAGGCCACCGACTTCTCGCGGCCGCTGGCTGCCGTCGAGCTGTCGGCGGCGCCCGCGACCAGGATCGACCTGCCGTCGCAACGGGTCGTGGACCTGACGGCGACGCTGCTGGCCGCCGAGGCCGCCGGGGTGGCGCGCTGGCTGCTCGACGCGGCCACCGAATATGCGAAGGTGCGCGAGCAGTTCGGCAAGCCGATCGGCAGCTTCCAGGCCGTCAAGCACATGTGCGCCGAGATGCTGCTGCGGTCCCAGCAGATCGCCGTGGCCGCAGCCGACGCCGCAGCCGCCGCGACCGAAGCCAACCCGGAGCAGTCGTCCATCGCCGCCGCGGTCGCCACCGCCATCGGTATCGACGCCGAGAAGGTCAACGCCCGCGACTGCATCCAGGTGCTGGGCGGTATCGGCATCACCTGGGAGCACGACGCGCACCTCTACCTGCGGCGCGCCTACGCCAACGCCCAGTTCCTCGGCGGCAGGTCTGCGTGGCTGAGGCGTTGCGCGCGGCTGACCCGCGACGGCGTCCGCCGTCAGCTCCACCTCGACGTCAGCGAGGGTGAGGACATTCGGGCCGAGGTCGCCGCGATCGCCGCCGGCATCGCCGCGCTTCCGGCGGAGAAGCGGCAGGCTGCCCTCGCAGAGGCGGGGCTGCTGGCACCGCACTGGCCCAAGCCGTACGGACGCGAGGCGTCGCCTGCCCAACAGTTGGTGATCGATCAGGAGCTCGAGGCAGCGGGCGTGGTGCGGCCCGACCTCTCCATCGGGTGGTGGGCGGCGCCCACCATCCTCGGCCAAGGGACCCCCGAGCAGATCGAGAAGTTCATTCCCGGCACGCTCGACGGTGGCGTGTACTGGTGCCAGCTGTTCAGTGAGCCCGGGGCCGGTTCTGACCTTGCAGCCTTGCGTACCAAGGCGATTCGTACCGAGGGCGGCTGGCTGCTCACGGGGCAGAAGGTGTGGACGTCGAATGCCCACCGCGCCGACTGGGGCATCTGCTTGGCGCGGACCAATCCCGACGTTCCCAAACACAAGGGCATCACGTACTTCCTGGTGGACATGCGTTCGCCGGGCATCGACATCCGTCCGCTGCGCGAGATCACCGGCGAAGCCCTCTTCAACGAGGTGTTCTTCGACGAGGTGTTCGTCCCCGACGAGATGGTGGTCGGTGCGGTCGACGGCGGGTGGCCGCTGGCCCGTACGACGCTGGCGAATGAGCGCGTGGCGATCGCCGCAGGCGGGGCGCTGGACAAGGGTATGGAGCACCTGCTCGAAGTCCTCGGCTCACGGGACGGGAACGGCGAGGTCGACTCCGCGGAGGTGGATCGACTCGGTGGGCTCATCGTCGCGGCTCAGGTCGGGGCGCTGCTCGAC contains:
- a CDS encoding acyl-CoA dehydrogenase — encoded protein: MVHTGSIPATGTEEQFAARELVRSWAASSGAITAVRAVEQGDPEAWRSTYDGLAQLGIFGVAVPEDLGGAGGSVEDLCVMVDEAAAALVPGPVATTALASLVITDEKLLDALTSGQRTAGVALRSDIVFDGETATGTAKFVLGGLVDGILVLPAGDAWLYVDATAPGVTVERLEATDFSRPLAAVELSAAPATRIDLPSQRVVDLTATLLAAEAAGVARWLLDAATEYAKVREQFGKPIGSFQAVKHMCAEMLLRSQQIAVAAADAAAAATEANPEQSSIAAAVATAIGIDAEKVNARDCIQVLGGIGITWEHDAHLYLRRAYANAQFLGGRSAWLRRCARLTRDGVRRQLHLDVSEGEDIRAEVAAIAAGIAALPAEKRQAALAEAGLLAPHWPKPYGREASPAQQLVIDQELEAAGVVRPDLSIGWWAAPTILGQGTPEQIEKFIPGTLDGGVYWCQLFSEPGAGSDLAALRTKAIRTEGGWLLTGQKVWTSNAHRADWGICLARTNPDVPKHKGITYFLVDMRSPGIDIRPLREITGEALFNEVFFDEVFVPDEMVVGAVDGGWPLARTTLANERVAIAAGGALDKGMEHLLEVLGSRDGNGEVDSAEVDRLGGLIVAAQVGALLDKLIAQMAVGGHDPGAPSSVRKLIGVRYRQNLAEAIMDSQDGAGIVDSPDVRYFLNTRCLSIAGGTEQILLNLVGERLLGLPR